The following are encoded together in the Candidatus Methylomirabilis oxygeniifera genome:
- a CDS encoding protein of unknown function (Evidence 5 : No homology to any previously reported sequences) codes for MTIRPTWGCNLRHLLDGDRLHSGELCSQRLNDFERSALGVDHRQIAAFDTDTGDLPRGELFWVILEGLRVRASVVSQKSLYSVRGESFDQAHDERNM; via the coding sequence ATGACTATCCGGCCGACATGGGGCTGTAACCTGAGACACCTGTTGGACGGTGATCGGCTGCACTCTGGCGAACTATGCTCTCAGCGCTTGAACGACTTCGAGCGCTCTGCTCTTGGTGTCGATCATCGCCAGATCGCAGCGTTCGATACTGATACAGGTGACCTGCCGCGCGGTGAACTCTTCTGGGTCATACTGGAAGGTCTGCGAGTGCGGGCCAGCGTAGTATCGCAGAAATCCCTATATTCCGTTCGTGGTGAGTCCTTCGACCAGGCTCACGACGAACGGAATATGTAA
- a CDS encoding conserved hypothetical protein; putative cytochrome c class I (Evidence 4 : Homologs of previously reported genes of unknown function), with product MVGPRYRILIGIQVSLSLAALATLFSLTAAAAITPPPSPTLLATGKAIYTAECAACHGADGRGKGIAADLLKIKPRNFVTAKYRMVSTWERLPTDEDLFNAITRGLPGTAMPSWKHLPEQQRWALVQYVKSFAETPITVKSQQAPASGAGTGEGVIAVPLEPPYDPAAAKRAKELYADGCASCHGPTGKGDGVQEQLDEDGVPTHPRDLTEGVFKGNPDPETLYRRILAGMPGTPMPMSDWAVGKDAWDLVHYVLSLSTPEQREQANTWTPPEIPGLMRGDPDKGKSLFTGAERLAGGGASCRACHSVSGIGALGGGVLGPDLTGAYHKFGDGMITWTEHVAPMKPIYTKKTLTDEEKRHLLAFFTTGIGRATNQIYQLAGIGSVGAVVFLLMIQGIWRNRGRDVRRTMYERSYSNQGGVS from the coding sequence ATGGTGGGTCCACGATACCGGATTCTTATCGGGATACAGGTAAGCCTTTCGCTCGCGGCGCTGGCTACCCTCTTCTCTCTGACCGCAGCAGCCGCCATCACTCCTCCGCCCTCGCCGACACTCCTTGCAACAGGGAAGGCCATCTATACGGCAGAGTGCGCCGCCTGCCACGGAGCGGACGGCCGCGGCAAAGGTATAGCCGCCGACCTGCTGAAGATCAAACCGCGCAACTTCGTCACCGCGAAATACCGCATGGTCTCCACGTGGGAACGCCTGCCTACCGATGAGGACCTGTTCAACGCGATTACACGCGGGCTACCCGGAACCGCGATGCCCTCGTGGAAACACCTGCCGGAACAACAGCGCTGGGCCCTGGTCCAGTATGTCAAGTCGTTCGCCGAAACGCCGATCACCGTCAAGTCGCAGCAAGCGCCCGCCTCTGGCGCCGGCACCGGAGAAGGGGTCATCGCTGTTCCGCTGGAGCCCCCGTACGATCCCGCCGCCGCCAAGCGTGCGAAGGAGCTGTACGCCGACGGCTGCGCCTCCTGCCACGGGCCAACCGGCAAAGGGGATGGCGTACAGGAGCAGTTGGATGAAGACGGTGTGCCCACGCATCCGCGCGACCTGACCGAGGGGGTCTTTAAGGGGAACCCGGACCCGGAGACACTCTATCGGAGGATACTCGCGGGCATGCCCGGCACACCGATGCCGATGAGCGACTGGGCGGTCGGTAAGGACGCATGGGATCTGGTTCACTATGTGCTGTCCCTCTCCACGCCGGAGCAGCGCGAACAGGCGAATACATGGACCCCTCCTGAGATACCAGGGCTGATGAGGGGGGACCCGGACAAGGGGAAGAGCCTGTTTACCGGCGCCGAGAGACTCGCCGGCGGCGGGGCTTCGTGCCGGGCGTGCCACTCCGTCAGCGGCATAGGGGCGCTCGGAGGCGGGGTCCTGGGACCGGACCTGACGGGCGCCTATCACAAATTCGGTGATGGGATGATCACGTGGACAGAGCACGTGGCGCCCATGAAACCGATCTACACCAAGAAAACGCTGACGGATGAGGAAAAGCGTCACCTGTTGGCCTTCTTCACTACGGGCATCGGTCGGGCCACCAACCAGATCTATCAGCTTGCCGGCATCGGGTCCGTCGGGGCCGTGGTCTTCCTGTTGATGATTCAGGGAATATGGAGGAATCGGGGTCGGGATGTGCGCCGAACCATGTATGAACGGTCCTACAGCAATCAAGGAGGGGTGTCCTGA
- a CDS encoding exported protein of unknown function (Evidence 5 : No homology to any previously reported sequences): protein MRNVVRALVLLLVAPLLAGAETDQSLTVLPMRSMEQPLAALPLIPRAITLELPGATIPVNLQGRGPLQLGAWFARADNPSIEMGGVILNLCVWWEIHPKNGYPNASVYQFRPAKLATDLQWRDYILQLDIPSMVWGGTGSVHIVPKAYFGNLPPNSEKYAIQPSATVAVGPEGMKGDIPAPDTATIRFPMVVLEYHKSTGKVQLRAGNLILAEDRGGYWYKDQPGKFQMGPFRVDVNAKTVDYGAAGKWYPVKLKVIVEPDIPGQAILHPRTLVRTKYWQ, encoded by the coding sequence ATGAGAAACGTCGTTCGAGCACTTGTCCTGCTGCTGGTCGCGCCGCTCCTCGCCGGCGCCGAGACGGATCAGTCGTTGACCGTGCTGCCGATGCGGAGCATGGAGCAACCCCTGGCGGCTCTGCCTCTCATTCCCCGCGCCATCACTCTGGAGCTTCCCGGCGCCACCATCCCCGTGAACCTGCAGGGCCGTGGACCGTTGCAGCTCGGCGCGTGGTTTGCTCGCGCGGATAATCCGTCGATCGAGATGGGCGGCGTGATACTCAATCTGTGCGTCTGGTGGGAGATCCACCCGAAAAATGGGTACCCGAATGCCTCCGTGTACCAGTTTCGTCCAGCGAAGCTCGCAACGGACCTGCAGTGGCGGGACTACATCCTGCAGCTCGACATTCCGTCGATGGTCTGGGGCGGGACGGGAAGCGTCCATATCGTGCCCAAGGCCTATTTCGGCAACCTGCCGCCGAACAGCGAAAAATACGCCATCCAGCCGTCGGCCACGGTCGCGGTCGGACCGGAAGGAATGAAAGGCGATATCCCCGCTCCGGATACGGCGACCATCCGGTTTCCCATGGTGGTGCTCGAATACCACAAGAGCACCGGCAAGGTTCAGTTGCGCGCCGGCAATCTCATCCTGGCCGAGGACCGGGGCGGCTACTGGTACAAGGACCAGCCGGGTAAATTCCAGATGGGGCCCTTCCGGGTGGACGTGAACGCGAAAACCGTGGACTACGGGGCCGCGGGGAAGTGGTATCCGGTCAAGCTCAAAGTGATCGTCGAGCCGGACATCCCGGGCCAGGCGATCCTCCACCCCCGCACGCTGGTAAGAACGAAGTACTGGCAGTAG
- a CDS encoding conserved protein of unknown function (Evidence 4 : Homologs of previously reported genes of unknown function): MPYKDALCQHLQERYGTLFGATFDFLFYDITSAYWEGLARGNPQARRGYSRDSRPDCPQVCIGLVTSRDGLPLAFEVSSTAIVPMSPRPKTWH; the protein is encoded by the coding sequence TTGCCATATAAAGACGCCCTGTGCCAACACCTGCAGGAGCGCTACGGCACACTCTTTGGGGCCACCTTCGACTTTCTGTTTTACGATATCACCTCCGCCTACTGGGAAGGTCTGGCGCGCGGTAATCCGCAGGCCAGGAGGGGCTACAGCCGCGACAGTCGCCCGGATTGCCCCCAGGTCTGTATCGGCCTGGTGACGAGCCGGGATGGCTTGCCTCTGGCCTTTGAAGTGTCTTCGACGGCAATCGTCCCGATGTCACCACGACCAAAGACATGGCACTGA
- a CDS encoding protein of unknown function (Evidence 5 : No homology to any previously reported sequences) — protein sequence MNNMSDKKSFWSSTQGILTGIATVITAIIGLLSIVYSFGVFDRKHARPIPAATSASRGPAVTAPSAQPANQPSTLMDAQSPGAQGCLAAYFSNVPNGRVRILEEGSRDVVLIGRDQNKEEAIGVEFTDSGQPIGALVFRFVSDGKIFKVISIVDDSCNTVKESTPEGRPREQRTLRNWDALQVPFGGRRYDFRLGFTEGTISAASFVRTAP from the coding sequence ATGAACAACATGAGCGACAAAAAATCCTTCTGGAGTTCCACGCAGGGAATCCTGACAGGGATAGCGACAGTCATAACGGCTATCATCGGACTGCTTAGCATTGTTTATTCATTTGGAGTGTTCGACCGTAAACATGCACGTCCGATCCCCGCTGCGACGTCGGCATCAAGAGGGCCTGCTGTGACTGCGCCATCGGCGCAGCCCGCCAACCAACCTTCTACTCTCATGGATGCACAATCACCAGGGGCACAGGGCTGCCTTGCGGCATATTTCTCCAATGTTCCAAACGGCAGAGTGCGGATCCTGGAGGAAGGCTCCAGAGATGTTGTGCTTATCGGGCGAGACCAGAATAAGGAAGAAGCCATTGGCGTTGAGTTCACCGATTCAGGTCAACCCATTGGCGCGCTTGTATTTCGATTTGTCTCAGACGGAAAGATATTCAAGGTTATTTCGATCGTTGATGACTCGTGTAATACGGTCAAAGAGTCCACTCCTGAAGGAAGGCCGAGGGAACAACGGACTCTCCGGAATTGGGATGCCTTGCAAGTTCCATTCGGAGGCCGTCGTTACGACTTCCGGCTTGGCTTTACTGAGGGAACAATCAGCGCCGCTTCGTTTGTTCGTACAGCCCCATAA
- a CDS encoding PilT-like protein, with amino-acid sequence MNLLLDTCTFVWLIADSPDLSSSARQFFSDPDNEVYLSAVSAWEIVIKHRLGRLPLPEPPRQFISRQRTLHEIRSLSLEEAAVLQLARLPDYHKDPFDRMLICQAIAHGLTILTPDPAITQYPVRTEW; translated from the coding sequence GTGAACCTGCTGCTCGACACCTGCACGTTCGTGTGGCTGATCGCCGATAGCCCCGATCTGTCGTCCAGTGCGCGTCAGTTCTTTTCGGACCCGGACAACGAGGTCTACCTGAGCGCTGTGTCCGCCTGGGAGATCGTCATCAAGCACCGCCTGGGCCGTCTGCCGTTACCGGAGCCACCCCGACAATTCATCTCAAGACAGCGCACACTCCACGAAATCAGATCGCTGTCGCTCGAGGAAGCTGCCGTACTGCAGCTTGCCAGGCTGCCCGATTACCACAAAGACCCCTTCGACCGGATGCTCATCTGCCAGGCCATCGCCCACGGCCTGACCATTCTGACGCCCGATCCAGCCATCACGCAGTATCCCGTGCGGACGGAATGGTGA
- a CDS encoding exported protein of unknown function (Evidence 5 : No homology to any previously reported sequences), which produces MVSCQVIVNPRVNDLIRQLALLSTIILPKAPRCSVVARCRLYSAAFITCTIILLPAASAFAQPALPDENRYVYRKIPDIVVQTAQKEIHLSEIYTTHPVLLTMVYTRCPTICYPYLQYLRNELQNIRVDGYRVLVLSLDPLDTVEDMTRVASILDLPQPERWLFGVTKEITALTQSMGFHIEWREEIKGYDHPAMVAGIDRNGYLLRILAGFQATSRLAEVLREMQGEFIPSYPLPGDNTIFRCFDYDPITGKWRMGPGFLILFTPALLGLLALLFMSMVITPSTREKRRS; this is translated from the coding sequence ATGGTCTCTTGCCAAGTCATCGTGAATCCTCGAGTCAACGACCTTATTCGACAGCTTGCCTTGCTCTCAACTATTATCCTGCCGAAGGCTCCGCGTTGTTCCGTCGTAGCACGCTGTCGACTGTATTCGGCGGCGTTCATCACCTGCACCATTATACTTTTGCCGGCAGCGTCCGCCTTTGCGCAACCAGCATTGCCCGATGAGAATCGATACGTCTATCGCAAGATCCCGGATATCGTTGTACAGACTGCTCAGAAGGAGATTCACCTTTCTGAGATCTATACGACACATCCCGTTCTTCTCACGATGGTGTATACCCGATGTCCGACTATTTGCTACCCGTATCTCCAGTATCTTCGGAACGAACTGCAAAACATTCGAGTGGATGGATATCGCGTGCTGGTCCTCAGTCTTGATCCTCTGGATACTGTAGAGGATATGACGAGAGTGGCGAGTATCCTGGACTTACCCCAACCGGAACGCTGGCTATTTGGCGTAACGAAAGAGATCACAGCACTAACCCAAAGCATGGGGTTTCACATTGAATGGCGCGAAGAGATCAAAGGATACGATCATCCGGCGATGGTCGCCGGCATTGATCGGAATGGGTATCTCCTGAGAATACTCGCAGGGTTTCAGGCAACCTCCAGACTGGCAGAGGTATTGAGAGAAATGCAGGGGGAATTTATTCCCTCATATCCCCTCCCCGGAGACAACACCATTTTTCGCTGCTTTGACTACGATCCGATTACGGGAAAATGGCGAATGGGACCAGGGTTTTTGATTCTTTTCACTCCAGCCCTGCTGGGGCTGCTTGCGCTGTTGTTCATGTCCATGGTGATCACGCCCTCCACCAGAGAGAAACGGAGGTCCTGA
- a CDS encoding protein of unknown function (Evidence 5 : No homology to any previously reported sequences): MISRVSVFIGLVLGVVFIAGCEKREMHVKTVNVSASTIYCRFDPSCAVNSNDSTTTPIPMQAGGTALLHSRTFAGKPGTPASGLYGYEYRLDLEKASETMVEVEGVATKRVPCLLTMSLEFGPIVDTLDYDGDGKAGDLIYIVTSGGPGTIRPGAVHRWRNKLIVNFDTPVCVGPSGDQGHSSYLFGLASTQPPTSVEATVKETAGLAAAPVKYEQLPRAAKLEHLPSYNVPVRGPQISPTQESERSGS, translated from the coding sequence ATGATCAGCAGGGTGTCTGTGTTCATTGGTCTGGTGCTGGGTGTGGTCTTCATTGCGGGGTGCGAGAAACGCGAGATGCATGTCAAAACCGTTAATGTCAGCGCATCAACCATTTACTGCCGCTTCGATCCATCCTGTGCGGTAAACAGTAACGACAGCACTACGACGCCTATTCCGATGCAGGCTGGGGGGACCGCGTTGCTCCACTCCCGCACCTTCGCGGGCAAACCCGGGACGCCGGCGAGCGGTCTGTACGGCTACGAGTATCGGCTGGATCTCGAAAAGGCCAGCGAGACGATGGTGGAGGTCGAAGGTGTTGCGACGAAGCGCGTGCCTTGTTTGTTGACCATGTCGCTGGAGTTTGGTCCTATCGTCGATACCCTGGATTACGATGGTGATGGGAAGGCGGGAGATTTGATCTATATCGTCACGAGCGGCGGGCCCGGCACGATTCGGCCTGGAGCGGTCCACCGGTGGCGCAACAAGCTCATCGTGAACTTCGACACCCCCGTCTGCGTCGGACCGTCCGGTGACCAGGGCCATAGCAGCTATCTCTTTGGCCTAGCCTCCACGCAGCCCCCGACGTCCGTCGAAGCCACGGTCAAGGAAACGGCCGGCTTAGCCGCGGCACCGGTAAAATACGAGCAACTTCCACGGGCGGCAAAACTCGAACACCTGCCAAGCTACAACGTGCCGGTCCGCGGCCCTCAGATCAGTCCGACGCAGGAGTCGGAGCGTTCCGGAAGCTAG
- a CDS encoding protein of unknown function (Evidence 5 : No homology to any previously reported sequences), whose protein sequence is MTGAGVSLGLDSVMHWVAFVSVAVGLALSLAAFIHDARKLRVTRACPQAAPKRVAPKKGDRFIFHGSRDWNNKSVTFRKSG, encoded by the coding sequence TTGACCGGAGCCGGTGTCAGCCTCGGTCTGGATTCGGTCATGCATTGGGTGGCGTTCGTGTCGGTTGCGGTTGGGTTGGCGCTATCGCTTGCGGCCTTCATTCACGACGCGCGAAAACTGCGAGTGACGCGCGCGTGCCCGCAGGCCGCGCCGAAGCGGGTCGCCCCAAAGAAAGGTGACAGATTTATTTTTCACGGATCGCGGGATTGGAACAATAAATCTGTCACCTTTCGGAAAAGTGGGTAG
- a CDS encoding Prevent-host-death family protein: MIKINIHEAKTHLSEYLVKLEEGETILLCKRNTPIAEIRPLPTLPKKPRPIGLAKKVFQVPKTFFEPLPEELIAAFEGREA; this comes from the coding sequence ATGATCAAGATCAATATTCACGAGGCCAAAACTCACCTCTCGGAGTATCTGGTAAAGCTTGAAGAGGGCGAGACGATCCTGCTGTGCAAACGCAATACCCCGATCGCTGAGATTCGCCCGCTGCCGACGCTTCCCAAAAAGCCGCGCCCGATCGGACTTGCGAAAAAGGTTTTCCAGGTTCCCAAGACATTTTTCGAACCGCTACCGGAAGAGCTGATCGCTGCCTTTGAGGGCCGTGAGGCGTGA
- a CDS encoding ATPase (AAA+ superfamily)-like (fragment): MRTEQCEVYLTGSSAKMLSKEIATQMRGRALSWELFPFSFREFLDYKAIESEGALLTKKRFLV; this comes from the coding sequence ATGCGCACGGAACAATGCGAGGTCTATCTCACGGGCTCGTCGGCCAAGATGCTCTCGAAGGAGATTGCCACGCAGATGCGCGGGCGGGCGCTCTCATGGGAGCTGTTTCCGTTCTCGTTCAGGGAATTCCTGGACTACAAAGCCATCGAGAGTGAGGGCGCGCTGTTGACGAAGAAGCGGTTCCTCGTTTAG
- a CDS encoding protein of unknown function (Evidence 5 : No homology to any previously reported sequences), which produces MTNLCHAQMAIVSLDYDGKQT; this is translated from the coding sequence TTGACTAACCTCTGTCATGCGCAGATGGCTATTGTCTCCCTGGATTACGACGGCAAACAAACATAA
- a CDS encoding protein of unknown function (Evidence 5 : No homology to any previously reported sequences): MYLRRHDKHVDGETYGYWSLMESVRTARGPRQRIVATIGELPGLDREERIGRDAIGRLLTGKPPPQSL, from the coding sequence ATGTACCTGCGGCGACATGACAAGCACGTGGACGGCGAAACGTACGGCTACTGGTCGCTGATGGAATCCGTTCGCACGGCACGAGGCCCTCGCCAGCGCATCGTCGCCACGATCGGGGAACTGCCGGGACTGGACCGAGAGGAGCGGATCGGCCGGGACGCCATCGGCCGCCTGCTTACAGGGAAGCCCCCACCGCAGTCTCTTTGA
- a CDS encoding ATPase (AAA+ superfamily)-like (fragment), with protein sequence MTELKLTAVTIVTRSGRERIEVDGGTIEVVPAWRFLLDLPESTI encoded by the coding sequence ATGACTGAACTCAAGCTCACAGCAGTAACCATCGTGACCCGGAGCGGGCGTGAGCGAATCGAGGTGGACGGTGGAACCATCGAGGTCGTTCCGGCATGGCGATTCCTCCTCGACCTACCGGAATCAACAATCTAA
- a CDS encoding protein of unknown function (Evidence 5 : No homology to any previously reported sequences), which produces MRYWRTHAHESLPWLIPVPLAPIWGRVEASNTGISRLAADLEGRRATCAAKEAAAGEAEKQHGEKRDDFNKLIGERGEVIGGRPITEVRTEYRVRWEVADKVWNEAETARSEAEKAAAASNVISARNTVNSTRAARDSAERVLAERLQACEISREQAEAAIAKGESWVAVEQARLDTLRETVAAARATLSERQQAVAVHEANDRPDRILEEIVAALTNIEARRSKASEECVSARAVLRNDDQVRARMAEIQAALGERREAARVWSQLDDLIGSADGSKFRRFAQSLTFNYLIRLANRHLADLNPRYELQRVPSGDLVLQVIDRDMADEVRGVHSLSLALGLASMASSRGIKVESLFIDEGFGSLDSNSLAMAVSVLEQLQATGRRVGVISHVDELKERIAVKKEVTPVGRGRSTVQVVTA; this is translated from the coding sequence ATGCGCTACTGGCGCACCCATGCGCATGAAAGTCTGCCATGGCTTATCCCCGTTCCCCTCGCCCCCATTTGGGGGAGGGTGGAGGCGAGCAATACTGGAATCTCGCGCCTTGCCGCCGATCTGGAAGGACGTCGGGCAACCTGTGCGGCCAAGGAGGCGGCCGCCGGAGAAGCCGAGAAGCAGCATGGTGAAAAGCGGGACGATTTCAACAAGCTGATCGGCGAACGGGGCGAGGTGATAGGAGGACGCCCCATAACAGAGGTTCGGACTGAATATCGCGTGCGCTGGGAGGTCGCCGACAAAGTGTGGAATGAGGCGGAAACGGCGAGATCCGAGGCAGAGAAGGCCGCAGCGGCATCCAATGTCATCTCCGCCCGGAATACCGTCAATTCGACACGCGCCGCACGCGATTCTGCCGAACGTGTGCTTGCAGAGAGGCTTCAGGCCTGCGAAATCAGTAGGGAGCAAGCCGAAGCGGCGATCGCTAAGGGTGAGAGTTGGGTGGCAGTGGAGCAAGCACGCCTGGATACCCTTCGAGAGACCGTCGCGGCCGCGAGGGCGACACTGTCCGAACGACAACAGGCGGTTGCGGTACACGAGGCGAACGACCGACCGGACCGGATTCTCGAGGAGATCGTCGCGGCATTGACGAATATTGAGGCACGTCGTTCGAAAGCGTCTGAAGAATGTGTCTCAGCACGTGCCGTCCTCCGTAACGACGATCAGGTGCGAGCCCGGATGGCCGAAATTCAGGCGGCCCTCGGCGAACGGCGCGAGGCGGCGCGCGTCTGGAGTCAGTTGGACGACCTCATCGGCTCCGCTGACGGGTCCAAGTTTCGGCGGTTTGCTCAATCGCTGACGTTCAATTATCTGATCCGCTTGGCGAACCGGCATCTTGCGGACCTGAATCCGCGTTACGAATTGCAACGTGTGCCGAGTGGTGACCTGGTGTTGCAGGTGATCGACCGAGACATGGCGGACGAGGTACGCGGCGTTCACAGCCTCTCCCTCGCGCTCGGTCTCGCGAGTATGGCGTCCAGCCGAGGGATCAAGGTTGAGAGCCTGTTCATCGACGAGGGCTTCGGCTCGCTCGACAGCAACAGTCTGGCAATGGCCGTGTCTGTGCTCGAGCAACTTCAAGCGACCGGCCGACGAGTCGGCGTCATCAGTCATGTCGATGAACTGAAAGAACGCATCGCAGTAAAAAAAGAAGTCACCCCAGTCGGTCGAGGCCGTAGCACCGTCCAGGTCGTCACTGCCTGA
- a CDS encoding protein of unknown function (Evidence 5 : No homology to any previously reported sequences): protein MFRAHHAVDEALPSGNGLNLVEKAADLFGVFFLRIERAIGFSDQTEMVLLQRVEAVIETVIVSGKFLGRS, encoded by the coding sequence TTGTTCCGTGCGCATCACGCGGTCGACGAAGCGCTCCCATCCGGGAACGGCCTGAATCTCGTCGAAAAAGCAGCAGACCTTTTCGGTGTTTTTTTTCTCCGGATAGAGAGAGCAATAGGCTTCAGTGATCAGACCGAGATGGTCCTGCTGCAGCGTGTGGAGGCGGTCATCGAAACAGTTATTGTTTCCGGTAAATTCCTAGGCCGGTCATAA
- a CDS encoding protein of unknown function (Evidence 5 : No homology to any previously reported sequences), protein MTEVEDVFRIEKSDLGMRPIYHQRQDRTRAHILVCFLALAMWRSLQQWMKAPGLGAAPRQLLEEMREVRSLDILLPANDKTLRLRVVSTPSQALRVLLQWMNILLPNRPKVVDDVVQKTA, encoded by the coding sequence TTGACCGAAGTGGAAGACGTCTTCCGGATCGAAAAGTCGGATCTCGGCATGCGGCCGATCTACCATCAGCGACAGGACCGGACCCGGGCCCATATCCTGGTCTGTTTTCTGGCCCTGGCCATGTGGCGAAGCCTGCAGCAGTGGATGAAGGCTCCAGGACTCGGCGCTGCGCCGAGACAGCTCCTGGAGGAGATGCGGGAGGTGCGATCCTTGGATATCCTGCTGCCAGCGAACGACAAAACCCTCAGGCTGCGAGTGGTCTCCACCCCTTCACAAGCTCTGAGGGTGCTGCTCCAGTGGATGAATATTTTGCTGCCCAACCGGCCCAAGGTCGTTGACGATGTAGTGCAGAAAACGGCCTGA
- a CDS encoding protein of unknown function (Evidence 5 : No homology to any previously reported sequences), with product MALTMEHKYGQTERIWVMDRGMVSEENLACLRQRGARYLVGTPKSMLRKFDHELLAHDWAEVQPGVEVKTCASPDGGADIFVLCRSDGRKAKEAAILDRFLARLEAELHTLKAQAEQGRLRDRQKAERRIRRLLERNSRAASLFTVTVTETA from the coding sequence ATGGCACTGACCATGGAGCATAAGTACGGTCAGACCGAGCGCATCTGGGTCATGGACCGGGGGATGGTCAGCGAAGAGAACCTGGCGTGTCTGCGGCAGCGTGGCGCACGTTATCTCGTCGGCACTCCGAAGTCGATGCTCAGAAAGTTTGACCACGAACTGCTGGCCCACGACTGGGCGGAGGTGCAGCCCGGCGTCGAGGTCAAAACGTGCGCGTCACCTGACGGCGGAGCGGACATCTTTGTGCTGTGCCGGTCCGACGGTCGGAAGGCCAAGGAGGCGGCCATCCTCGACCGATTTCTGGCCCGTCTGGAGGCCGAACTGCACACCCTGAAAGCCCAGGCCGAGCAGGGCCGACTCCGGGATCGGCAGAAGGCCGAACGTCGGATCCGACGGCTGCTGGAGAGAAACAGCCGGGCCGCCTCGCTCTTCACCGTGACAGTCACGGAAACCGCTTGA
- a CDS encoding protein of unknown function (Evidence 5 : No homology to any previously reported sequences) has protein sequence MYLALLLWHRLGLATWCHAQMAEGREAIPWSVMACLLTIA, from the coding sequence GTGTATCTGGCGCTGCTCCTGTGGCACCGGCTCGGCTTGGCCACCTGGTGTCACGCCCAGATGGCCGAAGGCAGGGAAGCGATCCCGTGGTCCGTCATGGCCTGCCTCCTCACCATTGCCTGA
- a CDS encoding protein of unknown function (Evidence 5 : No homology to any previously reported sequences) — MARDHLLMLDRYIEMLMPPYSLIHPAIQIQPGIFELRVLSALGTITPYGAVRTNEAALIVPSVKPSRKS, encoded by the coding sequence TTGGCAAGAGACCATCTCTTGATGCTTGACAGATACATTGAAATGCTCATGCCCCCTTATTCGTTAATACACCCCGCAATACAGATTCAGCCCGGTATCTTTGAATTACGCGTCCTCTCCGCCTTGGGAACCATCACGCCTTATGGGGCTGTACGAACAAACGAAGCGGCGCTGATTGTTCCCTCAGTAAAGCCAAGCCGGAAGTCGTAA